In a genomic window of Silurus meridionalis isolate SWU-2019-XX chromosome 27, ASM1480568v1, whole genome shotgun sequence:
- the grsf1 gene encoding G-rich sequence factor 1, translating into MAAYGRTVLVSALVRTLGGGRSRRSSSCVTKLLETNRSLSAGSYSQHDLRREIHARAVNLAKSTFSWSASHRALCSAQTPHQEDEYPPLPEYSPSPEGEQKDVFIVRVKGLPWSCGSEDLLKFFSECRIRNGVSGIHLMYHKNGKPTGQAFIELEDEEDVGKALEMHRQYLGPRYVEVYEVTNRDAESILKGTGESQDGVVRIRGLPFSCTEQDIIQFFSGLNIVKDGITLVMDRWGRSSGDAFVQFATQEMADEALKKDREVIGSRYIEVYPSKKTEIQMQYGRGKGDTTVASLRSQNPSSVSLPAHYIHMRGLPYQATAGDVINFFHPIRVAKVRLEYGPDGRPSGEAEAHFTTRQDAVEAMTKDKQYIQDRYIELYLNKT; encoded by the exons ATGGCTGCGTACGGAAGGACAGTGTTGGTTTCCGCGCTCGTGCGCACTTTGGGTGGaggaagaagtagaagaagctCGTCCTGTGTTACGAAGTTGCTCGAGACGAACCGAAGCCTTTCAGCTGGTTCTTATTCACAACACGATTTACGGCGAGAAATTCACGCCCGGGCTGTGAATCTTGCGAAGTCTACGTTCAGCTGGAGCGCGTCGCACAGAGCCCTGTGTTCTGCACAG ACGCCGCACCAAGAAGACGAGTATCCCCCTCTTCCAGAGTACTCTCCTTCTCCAGAGGGTGAACAGAAGGACGTGTTCATCGTCCGCGTTAAGGGTCTGCCGTGGTCTTGCGGTTCTGAAGACCTGCTGAAATTTTTCTCCG AATGTCGCATTCGCAACGGAGTGAGCGGAATCCATCTTATGTATCACAAAAACGGAAAGCCGACAGGGCAAGCCTTTATTGAGCTGGAGGACGAGGAGGATGTCGGCAAAGCCTTGGAGATGCACCGGCAGTACCTCGGACCCCGCTATGTGGAAG TGTATGAAGTGACCAACAGAGACGCAGAATCCATACTGAAGGGAACAGGTGAAAGCCAAGACGGAGTGGTCCGCATCCGAGGTCTGCCCTTCAGCTGCACAGAGCAGGACATTATCCAGTTTTTTTCAG GACTGAACATTGTGAAAGACGGGATCACGCTGGTGATGGACCGCTGGGGTCGGAGTTCGGGTGACGCCTTCGTGCAGTTCGCTACACAGGAGATGGCGGATGAAGCActgaagaaagacagagaggttATTGGAAGCAG GTACATCGAGGTGTATCCGAGCAAAAAGACTGAGATTCAGATGCAGTATGGCAGAGGGAAAGGAGACACTACAGTCGCTTCATTACGCTCACAAAACC ccaGCAGTGTGTCTCTTCCcgcacattatatacacatgaGGGGTCTACCGTACCAAGCCACGGCTGGAGAcgtaataaat TTTTTTCACCCTATCAGGGTGGCGAAGGTTCGGCTGGAGTACGGACCTGACGGAAGGCCTAGCGGCGAGGCAGAGGCTCACTTCACGACGCGGCAGGACGCAGTGGAAGCGATGACCAAAGACAAGCAGTATATAC AGGACAGATATATTGAGCTGTACCTAAATAAAACCTAA